The Toxotes jaculatrix isolate fToxJac2 chromosome 6, fToxJac2.pri, whole genome shotgun sequence genomic interval TTCGGCCATGTTGTTCCTCCGGGCTGCGGCTCTCAGCTGCGGAGGTCTGACCGCTCTGCGCTGCCTGCCCGCCGGCTACACCGCCTCTAGAGCTACCGCTACGTACATCCAGGGCCAGAGCCCCGAGCCACGCATCCGAGAGTACTTCTACTATATGGACCACCAGGGACAGGTGAATGTGTGAAGGGACACCAAGCACagtcttcaaaaataaaatctgcattCTCATTCTATCATAACATGTCGGTGTGTTCTCCACTCACAGCTTTTCCTCGATGACACTAAAGTGAAGAACTTTGTCACCTGCTTCAAaggtataaacacacactgcacacttaTGCTACTAATTCAGATTTATCACTGGAAACAGACTGAGCAAACACTGGGACGTACGAAGCTATGAGAGtgaaaacaatcacacacaaagaaatacacaacacaGTATTATCACATCATCATGATATAGTTTATTGTCTCAGTGAGAGATGATAATAATTATTTACCTTATATATTTTAACAATGATTTTGTAGGTAGTATCTGATGTTCCACtagtgacacagacacaatcTGGGAGCAGAACCACctaaaaatggatttaaatgtGTCCAGGTCACTTTCAGGAGCTCAAAATTATTCCCTCTGACTACAGGTTTTAACTGTGAATCCACTTTCACATGTTTCATCAGCCTGACTCTTAGTTTTCACGGTAAGGTATTTTTGTCATCcatcatctgtctttctgttttcatcagatAAACAGTTCCTGGTCTTCTTCTTCAGTCGTCTGCGTTCAAATCAGAGCGGGCGCTATGAGGAGGACTTCCCCTTCCTGTCCTTGTGCGGGAGGGAGAGGAACTTCCTGCGCTGTGATGACCGACCTGTGGTCTTCACTCACCTGCTGCAGACCCCTGCAGGGTCGCAGGGGATCATGGGAGGAGACCAGGAGCTGCTGTCGTACTGCGGCGGAGCGGAGAAGCTGTCCTTCCCATTCCGCCCTGAGGCTCTGTACATGCATCCCATCAGTGGACGAGTGTATCATCCCTGCTCAGAGCGCTCAGGGAGGGTCGGCCTGGTCCGGTCTGCTCTGGCTATCGAGCTCAGCCCATTTTTTGTTTATGCTCCAGAGCAGGGCCAATCAGGACAGCCCACACATTTTCTCTGGGGAGGACATAAGCACACTCTGACCAATGAGCTCGCAGGATTCTTCCCCTCGGCAGATGAAGGCAGCGGGCAGCAGGGAGACCTGGGATAATGGCCAGAACTAGTCAAAGGTTTACTTTAG includes:
- the c6h8orf82 gene encoding UPF0598 protein C8orf82 homolog, which codes for MLFLRAAALSCGGLTALRCLPAGYTASRATATYIQGQSPEPRIREYFYYMDHQGQLFLDDTKVKNFVTCFKDKQFLVFFFSRLRSNQSGRYEEDFPFLSLCGRERNFLRCDDRPVVFTHLLQTPAGSQGIMGGDQELLSYCGGAEKLSFPFRPEALYMHPISGRVYHPCSERSGRVGLVRSALAIELSPFFVYAPEQGQSGQPTHFLWGGHKHTLTNELAGFFPSADEGSGQQGDLG